A part of Carassius carassius chromosome 4, fCarCar2.1, whole genome shotgun sequence genomic DNA contains:
- the LOC132139812 gene encoding mitochondrial ornithine transporter 1-like codes for MAPHPVVQAIIDLSAGAIGGTACVFSGQPLDTAKVKMQTFPSLYRGFVHCFVSTYRQVGLRGLYQGTTPALMANIAENSVLFMCYGFCQEVVRFVSGQEKGAVLRQVQFSDMQKACAGSVASVFSSLVLCPTELVKCRLQAMHEMATSGKITHSQNTVWSVIKSIMHNDGPAGFFQGLTTTIAREVPGYFCFFGAYELCRSLFAEYMHCGKDDIGVASTVFSGGLGGACLWLVVYPMDCVKSRIQVMSMTGKQSGFFKTFMHIFRTEGVRALYSGLTPTMIRTFPANGALFLGYEASRKIMMAQFDS; via the exons ATGGCACCACATCCTGTGGTTCAGGCAATAATAGACCTCTCTGCTGGGGCTATAG GGGGCACAGCTTGTGTATTTAGTGGTCAACCTTTGGACACAGCTAAGGTGAAAATGCAGACATTCCCCAGTTTATACAGAGGCTTTGTGCACTGCTTTGTGTCTACATACAGACAGGTGGGCCTTCGAGGGTTGTATCAAGGTACCACACCGGCCCTAATGGCCAACATTGCAGAGAACTCAGTGCTCTTCATGTGCTATGGCTTTTGCCAAGAGGTGGTTCGCTTCGTCTCTGGTCAGGAGAAAGGGGCTGTGCTCAGGCAAGTTCA gttcagtgacATGCAGAAAGCGTGCGCAGGCTCCGTGGCCTCAGTTTTCTCCTCTCTGGTCTTGTGTCCCACTGAGCTGGTGAAGTGCCGACTGCAGGCTATGCATGAGATGGCCACTTCTGGCAAGATCACCCACAGTCAGAA caCAGTTTGGTCAGTGATAAAGTCCATTATGCATAATGATGGTCCTGCAGGGTTCTTCCAGGGTTTAACCACTACAATTGCCCGTGAAGTGCCTGGATATTTCTGTTTCTTTGGAGCATATGAGCTCTGTCGCTCTCTCTTTGCTGAGTACATGCACTGTGGCAAGGATGACATAG GTGTAGCCTCTACTGTGTTCAGTGGAGGTTTGGGGGGAGCTTGTCTCTGGCTTGTGGTTTACCCCATGGACTGTGTTAAATCCAGGATACAGGTCATGTCAATGACAGGCAAGCAGTCAGGCTTCTTCAAGACTTTCATGCATATCTTCAGAACAGAAG GTGTGAGGGCTCTATATTCTGGTCTGACTCCCACAATGATCCGCACATTTCCGGCCAACGGTGCTCTGTTCTTAGGTTATGAAGCCAGCCGCAAAATCATGATGGCACAATTTGACAGCTAA